A genomic window from Silene latifolia isolate original U9 population chromosome Y, ASM4854445v1, whole genome shotgun sequence includes:
- the LOC141631513 gene encoding uncharacterized protein LOC141631513 has protein sequence MEVDYKKAEKNSKAISLLQNGMTSNEFDHFSSCTSAKEIWDGLELAYERTTIVKKYRIDLLIQKYELFTMEPNESLDSMSARFSSIIYELKNLGRKFESEDIARKFLRSLIKNGI, from the coding sequence ATGGAggttgattacaagaaggctgagaaaaactcgaaagcaatAAGCCTGTTGCAAAATGGCATGACATCTAATGAATTCGATCATTTTTCCTCTTGTacctcggccaaggaaatatgggatggtcttgaattagcttatgagcGAACAACAATCGTTAagaaatatcgtattgacttgctgattcagAAATATGAGCTATTTACAATGGAGCCAAATGAATCTCTTGATAGCATGTCTGCACGATTTTCTAGCATTATATATGAATTGAAAAATCTTGGCAGAAAGTTTGAatctgaggacattgctagaaaatTCCTTAGGAGTCTGATAAAAAATGGCATCTGA